The following DNA comes from Terriglobales bacterium.
CGGCATGATGAACGCCCGCGGAGACGTGATGCTGTTCACCGACGCCGACCTCTCCTCGCCCATCTCGGAGGCGGGCAAGCTGTTCGCCGCGCTCGAGGCCGGCGCGGACATCGCCATCGGCTCGCGCTGGCTGCGTCCCGAGCTGCAGAAGCAGCGCCAGTCGCTGCTGCGGCAGGCCTTCGGGCGCATCTTCAACCTCTGCCTGCGCGTCATCCTGGGGCTGCGCTACGTGGACACGCAGTGCGGCTTCAAGGCGTTCAAGCGCGCGGCCGCGCAGCGCACCTTCCCGCTGCAGCGCATCGAGCGCTGGGGCTTCGATCCCGAGAGCCTCTACCTGGCGCGCAAGGCGAAGCTGAAGGTGGCGGAGATCCCGGTCGCGTGGGCGAATGACGACCGCTCCAAGGTGCACCCGTTCCGCGACGGCGTGCGGATGTTCACCGAGCTGCTGCGCGTACGCTGGTACGACCTGACCGGAAAGTACGCCGGCCCGAGCCCGCAAACCGTCGCATCTTCAACCTAGGGCCTGCGGTCTTCGGTCGTCGGCCGTGCCGGTTTCTGCCGACGACCGAGGGCCGAGGGCCGACGACCATTTACAATCTGCCGCCATGGCGAAGCCCGCAAAGTGGTGGGAGCGC
Coding sequences within:
- a CDS encoding dolichyl-phosphate beta-glucosyltransferase, with product MESRTISVIIPAYNEGERLPASLDQVLAHIAEERWTAEVIVVNDGSRDNTAELVRSYIRQHPTVRLLENPGNRGKGYSVRNGMMNARGDVMLFTDADLSSPISEAGKLFAALEAGADIAIGSRWLRPELQKQRQSLLRQAFGRIFNLCLRVILGLRYVDTQCGFKAFKRAAAQRTFPLQRIERWGFDPESLYLARKAKLKVAEIPVAWANDDRSKVHPFRDGVRMFTELLRVRWYDLTGKYAGPSPQTVASST